A segment of the Asinibacterium sp. OR53 genome:
CCGATCGTTCGCAGCTCAATACATTGATAGGTACGTTGACACTGGCGGTGCAAAAACTATTGCATTCTTTCCAGTTGGGTAATGTGATCCGCAATGGAGTACAGGTGGCCATCATTGGCAAGCCCAATGCGGGCAAGTCTACTTTATTGAATACATTACTGAATGAGAACCGCGCCATTGTAAGCGATATCGCAGGCACTACGCGCGATACAGTAGAAGAAGTGCTGAACATCGATGGCATCTTGTTCCGTTTGATCGATACGGCCGGCATCCGCGAGCACACGCATGATGTGATTGAAAGCATTGGTGTAGAAAAGAGCCTGGAGAAAATGCGGGCGGCTGATATTGTGTTGTATCTTTTTGATGTGAATGATACTACTGTTGCCGAACTGGAAGCCATTGTGCAACAGTTCAGGCAGGAGGCTATACCTTATTTATTGGTGGGTAACAAAGCAGATATGAACACGCAGGCTTCCGCTGCATTTACAACTTTCCCTGATGCTATTTATATTTCAGCGAAAGCGAACAATGGAGTAGATGCGCTCAAAAAATCCCTGGTGGCCCGCACCATCAGTGGCGACATCTATACCGAAGCCACCATTGTAACCAATGCCCGGCATTATGAGGCATTACAAAAGCTAGCAACTGCCCTCAACGATGTACAACAAGGCCTCGATGCTCATGTACCCGGTGACCTACTAGCCTTGGATATTCGGCAGTGTCTTCACTACCTGGGTACTATTACGGGGCAGATCACCAATGAAGATCAGTTGGATTTCATCTTTTCTAAGTTTTGCATCGGCAAATAGCCGCCTCACTATCCACCCATGTTCTACAGGGTTTACATTGATTGTCAATGGATTTCATTTGCCTTTACTTGCCCTTTCTTGCCTTTAGTAGCCGCATACCCGTTACTATTCCGTTACTACTCTTGATTCGTAACAGATTTGGAAGATAGCAGACAAATTATGGGTAACAATGATGCAGTATGATACACAAACAGATACTGGTGATACGCAAAGTATTGGCTGGAAGTGAATAAAAAACTTGTATATATCATTTTTTATTCGCAACTTGTTAATCCCCCTCAAAGTAAACTCCAATTCAATATTCCTATCGATGTGTGTAGTGACAGCATGTTGTGAATAGGTATTGCATAGTATGGTGATTTGACTAGCACATAAATATCTTTCCTGATAGAGCCTATTTAGTATGTTTTATTGCTAAGCAAGACGAATGAGAAAATTTAGATTAGACAGCGAGTTATCTGAGAAGCAAATCGAAGCTGATGTTGCAACTTTTTTTGGATGGATAAGCCCCGAGGGCCAAATGCCATTTCAGTTAATTGATACAAATGAACAAATTTATGGCGCAGACAAAATTTTTGATTATGTAATCCCTATTTATATTCAATTTAAGGTAGCACGAGGCTTATCTCCTATTCCCAGATTTGATATGACGCCATCGCCATTAAAGAGGATTCAGAGATTTCGACAGCAGAATAATTTATTTCATAATCCTACTCTTTACTTTAAGCTTAATAATTTAGCAAAGAATGCCGCTGAATATCAGCATAATATTCTTTATGAGTTGGCGCATACTCCAAATGTTTATGCCTTTTATGTTGCGCCATTGACTTTAGACAAAAATGAATATAATCAATTACTATTTGATAAGGATCATCGATATTACACTCATCCGTTTTACTATGAACTTGAGCATAAAATAAGAGCTTCCCAGAGCGTTACAATGATTAGAGGGATGCCTTTTTTGCGCGCGCATATATCTATTTTTCCGCATGAACGAGTAAGATCGTCAAATCATTATTACTCTTTTTCACCAAATGGAACTGAAATAGCTTGGCACTCACCACAAAATTTGGCAAACCGGATAAATAGACTTAGTGATGTATTATCAGGGATATTGAATATTAGTTTTGCATATAAGAACCGATGGTTTTTCATTGATGAATATGCCAGAGTTACTGACAGTTTAAGACGCGGATTAGTCATAAACGAGAATAATAACAATGCGGAGAATTCGATGGATAGGATAACCGAATTTGGACGAGAGCTTTATGTGAAATATGACATTCGACAGATTCTATTGGTAACAACAAATGAAAGTCTTTCAAGACAACAATAGATTAAGACATGCTAAATAGAATTGGTGACAATATCGTTTCTTATGAAAACTGTACTTATTCAAAAGTTATTTAGCTGAAGATATCTGCTTAAAGTAATCTGAACGGATTTAAAATGTATTATAATGGAAAAAGAATGGGATAAAACATGCGATCGGTTTGTTGCTTTTTTTGATATAATGGGATTTAAGGATATGGTACAAAGAAGTGATCATAACGAAGTTTTGCAGCAATTAATAGCGTTAAAAGGAATGCTTAAACAGTTAGAAGGATATTCTGCCGAAAATCATGATGAGCTTAAAAAAATAAATGTGTCCAAAAACCAAGTTCGTTCCGTTACATTTTCTGATTCAATTCTACTTTTTTCAAGAAGTAATGAACTTCCGGATCTTCAAAAAATTGTTCTTGACTCCTATACTATTCTAGGTAATTCAATACAAAAAAAATAATATTATCGCCAGTATCCGATTATGGATTA
Coding sequences within it:
- the mnmE gene encoding tRNA uridine-5-carboxymethylaminomethyl(34) synthesis GTPase MnmE — its product is MSQQLMGWDDTIVALATPPGIGAIGVIRVSGKKAIEVVNALFPSKDLQQQPSHTLHVGLLKTGATVLDEVVISLFKNPRSYTGEDVIEISSHGSPFVQEKIIQAIVSHGVRLAKPGEFTQRAFLNGKLDLAQAEAVADLIASNTEASRKAALHNMRGGFSSDLSELREQLIRFSAMIELELDFSQEDVEFADRSQLNTLIGTLTLAVQKLLHSFQLGNVIRNGVQVAIIGKPNAGKSTLLNTLLNENRAIVSDIAGTTRDTVEEVLNIDGILFRLIDTAGIREHTHDVIESIGVEKSLEKMRAADIVLYLFDVNDTTVAELEAIVQQFRQEAIPYLLVGNKADMNTQASAAFTTFPDAIYISAKANNGVDALKKSLVARTISGDIYTEATIVTNARHYEALQKLATALNDVQQGLDAHVPGDLLALDIRQCLHYLGTITGQITNEDQLDFIFSKFCIGK